A stretch of DNA from Triticum urartu cultivar G1812 unplaced genomic scaffold, Tu2.1 TuUngrouped_contig_4875, whole genome shotgun sequence:
AAGTGCTCCCGCACAAACCTCGTCCTCGCCATCGCCGTCTCGTCGCTATCGCCAGGACCAACGACAATGGCCGGCCTCTTATTCGTTATCTCCTCCATCTGAATGCCCTCTGGCACGAGGAACTTCGCATCCGCCTGGGTCTCGATCTTCGGGAAGTTGAGGTCCGTCTTTGGCCTCCTGGCACGCCACACTGCCACATCGTAGGCACGCGCGGCCTTGCCGGCGGTGGTGTAGGTGCCGAGCCAGAAGTGGCAACCGGCGTCGGAGAACTCGACGCCGCGAAGTTGCCGAACGTCTTCGCCCGCACGCCGAAGAACCCCGTCTTGCTCTTCGGGAgcttcttcggcggcatggcgATGACAGGTGGCAGCTGGGCGGCGGCAAGACGGCGCAATTCGGGAGGCACCGGTTGTGCTTGGGGACGTCAGCCGAGGAACATCGGGGCGACGGGGGTGGCGAATCGGGACGGTGACGTCGGGACGGCGGCATCGGGGGAATTTCGGGGCGGCGACGGTTGTGCTTGGGGACGTCAGCCGAGGAACATCGGGGCGACGGGGGTGGCGAATCGGGACGGTGACGTCGGGACGGCGGCATCGGGGGAATTTCGGGGCGGCGACGGTTGTGCTTGGGGACGTCAGCCGAGGAACATCGGGGCGACGGGGGTGGCGAATCGGGACGGTGACGTCGGGACGGCGGCATCGGGGGAATTTCGGGGCGGCGACGGTTGTGCTTGGGGACGTCAGCCGAGGAACATCGGGGCGACGGGGGTGGCGAATCGGGACGGTGACGTCGGGACGGCGGCATCGGGGGAATTTCGGGGCGGCGACGGTTGTGCTTGGGGACGTCAGCCGAGGAACATCGGGGCGACGGGGGTGGCGAATCGGGACGGTGACGTCGGGACGGCGGCATCGGGGGAATTTCGGGGCGGCGACGGTTGTGCTTGGGGGCGGCGGCCGAGGAGCGTCGAGGCGGTGGGGTTGGCGAATTGGGGTGGCGGTGGATACGAGTACTTGCTATTAAACACATGACTGACATTTGAAGGATCAATATACAACCATATTGATCTTATCTGCTTCATTCATCTATGGGGTTGCTATGGCAGAAACTTTTGCCCCCATCACGTTTAATTAGTTTGCAGGACAAAGCAAAGCTACCCTGGAGATGTCAGCGCACCGAGATCGATTTTCAACGTTTTTCTGGTGAGTGAAAAACAAGACGTCTCTTGTGTTCCCAcgtaaaagaaaaagaaaaaaaatatgttGTTTCAGATATGAACAGCGTCACGATGATACTACTATATTTTACCATACATATGAGCATCAAAGCCTCAAAGGTGAGGTCAGGTAGGTGGCAGCCAATGCAAGTTCCTGGCTGCACACATGATAGCTGCTGCACCTGTCATGAGGAAAAAAAAATCCTCACACCAAACTGAATCCCATCAACCCCATCTAAATCACAGCTTCTTTTTTCCCCTGTGCCGTGCACACATGCAACAGTTCATGACGACCGTCTAACCATCCAGCCAGCTCCAGGCTCATCAAACCAAactgagaataacctgcctacaCTACAGTCAAGTTGGTGAATCATGACGCCTTTTTACACGCAGGTGAAAATGTGAAAGAAAAGACGGCGAGATGCGCATATATCGTCGTGTGCATTTCCCAACAAGCGACAGCTTCGACCCGGTGGACTCCCTTTTTCTCGTGTCAAGATCACGAAAAGATTTGACGATCGGGAGGCCGCACGATGGGGAAAGTGGAGAAAAAAGTGTCTTCAGGCGCAGTGTTCATCAAGCTTCCTGCATCCGTGTCAACTCTCCAAGCACAAACATGAGATCGCACCAAACCAGACCAACAGCGTTTCTTTCTCAAGATCCATCAAACCGCATGCACATGAATGTGATGCATGGTGCAATTGCAGCTTGTGATCCAAGAGAAACAAGAGGAAATCAATcaatccatccatccatccatctcttCTAGAAGCATGACCAGTAGTTACTACTGGCATTTTTATGCAGGGAATTAAGAAGCATTTTTCTTGTTGTTGATGTTGAAGAAACTGAGAGGAACCAATCAATCATGCTGTGAAAAATACGTGAAAGCTACAGTATATCACTGGTCCTTTTCAGTTCTCTCCAAACCTGCAATGAAACCGGCAGGAAGAAGAAGGTGCACGGCCACCAGCAATTAATCCGGGAAAGGGAAACCGGCCGCTGCCAAATGGCCTGGAAAAAGGGGCACCGGTGGCGTAAGATTGGGAAGAAAAGATGAAGATGAAAGCTTGAGGCAACGTAACTTTCCAGGTTATTAGGAGGGTCACATCTCAACGGTAGGTAACTACTGGACTCGACTCGATAGCCTTACCTCATAAGCTGGGTAGGTAAATACCCCTACTATGCCTAATCGTCCAAGCAATGCACAATCAACTGATAGTTTTTTTCTAGAATACGCATGAGCATGCGTATCTTATATTGATATAGAAGACAATCAAATAATGATAATAATTGTTACCTGCAAGAAATGGATCATGCCAAATGCGCTCACAAGGATTTATTTATCTCTCTCGGAAAAATGCGCCTTGACCACTTCAGGTCCCATCCTCCACTCACTGATCCTTGTACAATTCCTTGCTCACAACGCGCGCGGCGAGAAAAACAAGGTGCTTTTATCGATATATATTCTGCCACGCCATTGGCATTGCGATTCCGCGGCTGTCGACCGACCGTTCACTCCCTGCAACAAGAAACATATATAAAAGCAAAAGaaacaaagaaagaaagaagaaaaacGGTATCATGTTCATAATGTGGTCTGAGATACGAATTCTGCCTCACAAGCCAAGTCAGGAACCCAAGACGTTTTCTTCCTTTACTCCTTTTCCCTATGCAGCAGCGCGTCTTGATCCACACCGCACGGCCTCCTGAATTGACATGCCAACCTCTCAACCCTTTCACGGGGATCATGTGTGTGTGCCACCAATTTAACCAGGAAAAAGGGAACTGTTTTTCCTTCCCTTTCGCGACGTCATCGGGTTTTTCCTTTTCGCCGATTTTATGGGGAGAGCTGACCTCGACAGAGCTTCAGCGACAACATGTGCCACATGTGGCAAATTTTGTAATGTCTTCATGGGTGATATCTATTAGTACCACCACTACCAGCAAGCTGTGAGTTGGCTTCAAAATAAAGAGAAACTGGGACATCAGCTGCTgcttattttctatttttcttccATATATGTCAGAAAGCACAGTCAAAGACTAGACAGGGTCCTGCAGAAGACAACAAAAGGAAGATAAAACTCTCATTTTCATATCTGAGCAGTGGCCAAACTCGCCAAGCGTCAGCAGCAACTAGGGTTCCAGAGGGGACAAAATTTCTCCTGACAACTCTTTTGTTTTGAAACAAAAGAGGTGACAACAGAAATTTGTCCTCAATTGTTTTGTTTCAAACAAGTGAATGAAACTCGCAGCAACGCAAGCATCAGCAGCAACAAGGTTCTAGAGACGATGAAATTTCTCCTGACAATTGTTTTGTTTCAAAGATGTGACCAAATCTCTAAAAAATTGCCACTAGGACTTCTATAAGGACAACAAAATGCTGTAAGAAAAATCAGCTTCCTTTTTTGCGTGTGTGGGCCGCGGGGGGTGAAGAAATTAAGACAAGACACCTCCCAAGTCTGGTATGATGAATGTTCAGAAGCAGCATTTCAACGGCAAGAAGAGCCTGGTTCAGTGTACACGGCCTCAACACCTTTTTCTGCCAAGTACTTgtattgaactcccacaaatgaTGCAGAGAAAAAACTTGATGAAACTGTGGTGTAAAACTCGGGCAGTGAAAACATGACTTTCACAAAATTGAGACTAAACATTGAGGAAGACAATGTTAATATCTATATGTGATTTCTAGCTTTCAACAAGTTCAGCATACAAATTACGGAGTACAAGCTCTGACAGAGGCCCAGTCCGGCAATAAAGTGCCGGACATGGCAACTTTGTGAAACCAGATTTATTCCTCATAGTCCACTGCATCCCCAGAAGAACCATCCTTGAGATGAAGGTGCTTCTCCCTCCTCTGGAAGTCAGTCAGGCCTTTCCCGCTACCAGTGACCCCCACCTTACCTCTGTGATCTTCCGGTGACTTGAAGATGCTCTCCTTCTTGCGACCCGAAAAGAATCCCACCTGAAAGCAAACAGAACAAAAAAAATCGAAGTCTAAGTGAACAGTCCGATCGACAAAAGGAAGCAATTGTAGATAGGCCAGTTAGGGTGTCATTAGACTGCTCTAGCCAAATACTCGTATAAGGGCTTGCAAGCTCTTCTGGAGATAGTTTTAGCCAAATAGTGAGGAAGTCCCACTGCCTTCTAGCGGCTAGGAATAGAGATGTTACCTTCTTAGCCTTTCCTTTGGTAGTCTGGAACTGTTGCCATGCATTTTGCCGCTTATTCTGTGCGAAATCTAGTTGCTCAAAGCGGGCTTTTGACTTGAAAGCATGGATCTTCTTACGCTTTGCAGCTTTCTGCAGACACAAAAGCCAGTCAGAACACATGACCCATTTGATGCAGCTATAAAAAATTACAAGGCATGCTTGTTTGCAAGATCAGAAGGATTCTATAAATGGAAGTACAAATGAGCCGCTAATTAAAATGGGGCAAGAAGAACACCACTAGACATAATGTGGAAGCCCTGAGGTTTGTCATAAAGCTATACCTGGGGTGTTCATGGACATGAATGTACATACTTGTTTGTAACAAATGCATTCAATCCTCAAAAGTGAGGATCAGTCAACTTTGTTCCTTTAAAGGCAGAAGTAATATGATGAATGGTGGCACATGGGAGGTATTCAAGGCTAACTTTGCAATTGTAAATATATTGAACAAAAGACCAATTCACTTACCACATCTTCTGGATCATTTGGATCGATCTTAAGTTTTGTGGGTAAGCTACGAATCTGATAGTCAGATGTTGCTGCTTGTTCAACTTTTCTCTTTAATGCCATTTTTGTCGCTTCAGCTTCTTTTTCAGCTAGTCCTAAAGCATCAGCAGCTTCCACGTCAAGTGCCCTGACATTAGCAGGGTCCACCTGTATAAGGCAAAAAAAAAGTTTGCACACACTATTATATTGAAGTAAAAACTGATATGTAAACTGAAGCGACAACTAAAAAGACTGGTATGTAAACTGAAGCCAGCATTCTATTTATTTATATTATACTAACATATTCACATGCCAAGTGGAATTTCAGAAATTATGGGTGCCAGTTTGGTCCAACAAAAGACAAAACACTACAGGCAAAGGTTATTTAAGTCGGTGAATTCCTTTGTACGTTAAGGATGCTAAACAGGAATAAGCATTACAATGGGAAAATAAACAGGATGGCAGATACAGCCAAATGCCATTAGAAATTCTTTTCGCTGCAGATGAAAAGCATATATGACGATGCATTACTTGACAACTCAACAACTTCAGAAGCAGGGCAAAACATCATGGTCATAACATATATGTACTCCGTCAAATTTTATGAATATGCAAATTGCATCCCGATGACAAAAGTATTACATGAATGACCTCAAACCAATGAAGCTGTCAAAGACAGAGACTTAAGCCATATGACCAACAATTAGCATACCTCTTCCTTGTTTCCCCAGCCTTCATAACTTACAAAATAACCAATTGGTGTCAGACCTTCAATTGTCGCATTGTACCTAATAATTTAGCTGATCAAACAAATTGCAAACAGACTATATATGCAAAAATAAACAGAAGAATGTACAATTGCAACATACACATATATCTCAAAAGGTCTTACCACTCCCCATCTTCACTATACACAGCTTGCACTTTGGTACCAACTGCAAATTTTTCATGGGATTGTGAGAGGTCATCCAGTGCCTAAAAACAGATAAAGTATGTTAGTGGTATGAAACGGTTATGATGAACAGAAGTGCACTTGTAACTTCCAGGTGAGCAATCCATATGTAAAACAAAACTACGAGTACCTCTGAGTGCACTCCAGCAGAATAATTTGGCGGTGATAGACCTACATCATTCTGCGCACTCTCACTTGGATTTGCAGTTGCCAAAAGCTCTTCGGTTAATGTAATAACCTGCAGTTGTTGCAGAGAAATACATTAGCGCAATTAACAAAACTAGACTCCTGCTATCATTTAAACTGTCCAAATTTTGTGATTCACTCAGAACAGCAGCATCGACACCCAAAATCTGAAGGAGGTACTCTACCATGAGACACAAACCTGCAACCAATCAAGATAAAGGGTAATGGACAACTTTGAAGCTATGAAATTTTATATTTAGTGTTCATAAGTTATATATGGTTGCTCAGATGGTCCCTACCATTGACATAATCTACCTTCTCACCTTTCAAGATTACAATAAAATCTAAATGGCCCAAAAACAAATCCACTGTTCCAAGCTGCCTTTTCATGATAGCTTGCCGGGCATGGCTCCTTGTAACAAAGAAGAGAAAGGGATTGATAGCATAGGCCCCAAATTACAAAAAAGAAAGCAAACATCCTTTTGTTACAAACAGTTTACTCATACTAGCAACAAAGTAAAAGAAAAGGCATCTGATGATTAGCTGATATCAACACACAGCAGCATAATAAAAAATGCAGGATAACTCACCTCTTGAAGCTCCTTTTCCATATCAACATATTCAGAAATTCCAGCGTCATCTTTTTTCTCCTTGATGAACTTCCTAACCTACAATTGGACGACAAAAGATTACCCACAATGTAAATGAAAAAGCTTCACAACAAATGAGATTTGTAATAGGTAAAAGTAAAAGGAAATAGCACGAAACTGCAGTAAGAAAAAAAAAGGAATTTCAATAGCAGTTGACCTGCCATGTGCAATAGTGCAAGATCTACCCTGATAAACGATTAACTGGTCACCAGTTGAACACCTTGGCTAGTGTCCGGATAGATCAGAGCAGATGTCATATTTGTTTATAGAAGATCATTTAATCAATTTTCAATGTAAATCACTCCTCTAAAACAGAAAGACATGGACAAAATATTAAAAAGAGTGAGTAGAATCTAGCGCGAAACAATGACTGCAACAAGGGACCAAACTTGGAACAAATACATCAACAAGTCTCGAGACAAAATTCAACCACCATGTGCACTTTACAAAGCGTTAACCACATGAACATAAAAAGTTGCATGCTCTGATTTGTGAACCAGTGGACTGTTCTGTCTTCTGCACATATGTAAATTCAACAAAATGCAGGATCAAATGGGCGATGGACATCGAAACATTTTGCTCCACCAAGCAGCACCAACACAATACAGCCCTAGTATAGAATTCATGGGAACCAATCAAGCTACATAATGTGtcaatccagtgttgtccaatATGTATTTCTAAGAAGTCTCAGAATCCAACACTTACCTTAGGATTTTTTAACTCTGCAGTTCAAACTAATTTAGCTATCTATCGCTGACATGAGCAGGCAGATTTCCACAGATTGTTCCAATACCCGGCGTCCCTTTAACATAATGAAAATGATAACTCTTTTAGCTGGGGAAATAGTGATAAGAGCAGGTTATTACGGCTGCTCTACTATTTAATCAAAGGTTTAATCAATTGTAAGGTCCTGGACTTTTCACTTAggcctctcgaaaccctagaatCGGACGCACATCCGAAACCTAATCTCTGAACACACAGCATCCAAAGCACAGAAACAAAGCACGTAGCTGCGCACAAATTATTGTGGCCCTAATAACGCGCAGCACCTAGGTGGGGAAACCAGAACTGATGGAGGAATCGCCGCAGCACAACGAATTACTACCGAGGATTGGACGCGAGGGGGGGATGGGGGGAGGGGGAGAGACCTCGCGGAGCTGGTCCTTGTAGGTGGAGAGATTGGAGGCGAGCTCCTCGACGCTGAGATCCTCCATGCCCGCCGCCTCCGACGCTCTCCTCCGGCTCGAGCTCGATTCGATTCGATTCGTGACGCCTCGCGCCGCCCGAGAGTTTTCTTTTTGTTCGTTTGGGGAAATCTTATTGTTGTTGTCTGTTCGTGGTGGGGATGGATTTTTATCGCGAGGAAGAAGAGGCCGAGTCGATTTGCCTCTTCCAATTGGGCTGGGACTCAGGGACTGCAACTCTCGGCCCATCGTGGGGTTTGCTGCGTGGATGCGCAAATGCGACGCGCGTGCGAGCGGGCTGGCCCGGCGCTGGGCGATTTTCGTTTTTTTGACACTCACTTATTCCCAAACCAATTCTCAAAAAGGAAAAACTTATTCCCAAACCACCGCTCAAAAAAGAAAAACTTATTCCCAAACCTATATAGTAGTTAAAAAAATCTTATTCCCAACCCTCGTGTTTGTGTAGGATTTATCTCTTTTGCTTACCATCTCATGGAAACCCTTTTCACCAATATCTTAGCCTTCTTTCCAGCTTATCACAGCATTCCTTGTAAGCGGTCCTCTCACTATTTCTACTTCTCGTGGTCTTGAGGTGTCTTGATCAGTCGATGTATCCAACACAGGCTCAGAGAAGACACCTCCTTCTCTCAACCATCTATACAAGGAAGAACTTACCACTATCCGGAGTCATTTTTTTCTGCCTTTTTTCATGTTTAATTGATTCTccttttcatttttatttttattttattttgaataaataATTTCCAGATATTAAAGTTTTCACAAAATGAATTAATACTTTTAAAAATGCAAAGACGCGTTTAAATTATACGAACATTTTCCTACAATACGGAACTTTTTAGTTAGATAAAAAATCTTACAACATGTGAATGCTAATCTATTGACAATTTTATAAATTatatgaatattttttaaataatttTTAAAATTACAAGAACAGTTTTAAAGGTGTGAATACTTTTCAAATTACTTGATATTTTAAAATGTAAATAATTATTATTTCCCCATCACATTTTAAAAAATATTGGAAAGTATATACATGTATATATGTTAATTTTAAGGTTTAAACAAAGAAAAATGATGTCCCTGAGCTCATTCAGAGGTCCTTCAGGCGGAGCTAGCGCTCGGTGGAAATGAGCGACACATTTTTGCACCTCAGTTGATGGGCAAGTTTTCGCTAGAAGATCCAGCCAAAACAACTTAAAGTGCATTTAAATTTAACAAGGCTCTGGTGGACATCACACAAGGAGTTCATGTGGACGCACACTTGCTATGAAGGGTAGCTCAAAACAGGACGTGTCAGAGTAGGATATTGCTGGACAGGGTGCCAAACAATGCCCCAGTTGTGCAAGGAGTAAGACGCAAAAGCGGCCGACACGACAAATTCATTGGGCTTCGTATCCACTTGCATCGAGCATGCCTTGGAGTTGCTCATGTCAGTACAATCCAGCAGCTCGAACCGTAATACACGTGAGAGAGGAAGAAGCCGCGAACATCACCATGGACCTAGACACCCAAAAATGGAGTGGGGCGAGATCTTTCAGGGCGAGGACGGTGTGCAATAGGTGGCAAAGTGGCCTTGCTACCTATTCCATTAGAAACCACAGATTTTTAGGTCCAACACATGGCTCAAACTTCAAAGTGTTTCAACATGTAAAAAGGTGGTTCAAACTAAAATAAAGCAATGTTATTCCTTACTTATGGTGTAGCGTCTTGTTTTATCACTTACAACATGTATACACTCCGGGggcaacaaaaaataaaaaataaaatgtaCACTCATGACCGAATAATGCCGTTGCATCAGCTAGCAAGCAAACGGTAGAAACAAAAACCCTAATGTCTTCTTTTAAGGAAAACCAAAGCCCTGATTTTTTTTGAAGCATAAAAACTTTATTCTTATAAAATTGTCATATCATTTACTTAAGAGGAAGAATAAATTCAAGAGCATCGGACTCCCAAGTTTCAGACAAACTCGAGCTAAAAGAATGTTTAGCTAGACTATCAACAACTAGATTGACTTCTCTACTATAGTAAATAAAACTGACACTAGCAAAGTGTAAAGCCAGTTGATTGCATTTTGTTAAAATTGATCATGAGGGCCTACATACAAATCGGAATTCGTTAACACCTCCAAAGCAAACATGCTTCAGACTCAGTGATAATTTTAGTGCACCCAATATTTGCTGCTAGAATCAATCCACTTCGGATAACTTTCAACTCAGTTGATTCAACATTGTAATCTTAAAAAAAGCTGATTCAACATTAGAGAGGTAATTCCCAGGTTGCTGCTGCTATAAAATTTACATGGTTGTCCCTCGCCACAGCACCATTAACTCCCGATAAAGTTTTAGCATGAAATGACACGTCGATATTAATTTTTACAGTCCCCTCACTTGGCTGTTTTTTCAGCATGTGATCAATCTTACGAACTAGCTGGTTCGGTGTCGATAGAAATTTGTAGCTAACACCCATATATTCATGGCCGTATGATTTGGAGTCTGGATAGTATTTCCTTTTGTACTATGTCATCTCTGCCATCAGATGTACCACATAGTCACCAGGATCAATTCAGCAACAGGTATGTCACGCACAACTGAGCATAGATGGATAAGAGTTTCTGAGTTGACTGAGCCGAAGCGATCCTGCATAACAGTTGTTCGGTCGATTAGGCCTAGTTCTGCCCATACGTCCTTTGCCCGTGAACAGGTAAAGAGGCAGTGTTGGATATCCTCAAATACAATTTTACATAAGGGATATTCGGGTATAAGAGGGATGTGTCTACCCGCCAGCACGCCCAAGCATGGGAGTATCCCTCTAGAAATTTCCATCCAAAATGCTTAATTTTTTCAGGGATTCGGAGCTGCCAAAGATCTTTCCAAATTGTGTTAATATTTGCACTCACTGGGCTATCTCCTCTCAAAAAATGATGCCCAAACAGGTGATCAAATTCCACATGTTAGGACGAACGGACAGAGATGGTCCGAGATCTTGTGAAGTTTCAGGCCACGAAGTCTTCCATTGCCTCAACATGAAAAAAAAATTGCATAGTTCTATTGACATAAATTACGGAAAATACAGACTCGATGTGAACCTCATCCCACTGTCCCCATGTGGGGGTCAATTATCTCTTGGTCGTTACTCAACATTGTCCCTCCTCTTGGTGTTATGATTTTTCTAGACTGTACTACAAGGGATCCAAGGGTCTTCCAAAATGTTTATGTGTGAACTTGATCCCACCCGCCAAATGCATCCTCTCTTAAAGGTCCGAAttcctgaaagtgcgttatatcgactagagggggggtgaataggcgatttttatgaaagtcttcaaaacgtggaagtttcgaagacaaacgatagaaataaacctataaccatgcagcggaaggtagactacactaggcaaaccacaGTCATatattcaataaagtgaaagcacaatgactaatagcagctaggtagtaaggatcaggtaggaagatataaAAAAGCCAAACaaaacacgcagtcactcagtgaagacaaaagatagtgcaatcatacaatgactgcACAAGGaacaacagtaagtaaagggaagggaaggatgaaaccagtgactcgttgaagataatgatttgttggaccagttccagttgctgtgacaactgtacatctggttagggcggctaggtatttaaacctgaggacacccagtcctgaacacgcagctcaggacacccagtcctcactgtattccccttgagctaaggtcacacagacctcgcccaatcactctggtaagtcttcaaggtagactcccaaaccttcacagacttcgttcaccggcgattcacaatgtctcttggacgctcagaactcgacgcctaactggctggaggattcacagtcctcaagtgtaataagtcttcagatcactcagacaagaagatttaagtgatgcctaattctctttggctctgggtggttagggctttatcctcgcaaggaattctctctcaaaggcttcgaggtgggttgctctcaaacgacaaaagccgtactctgaatctgagcagccaaccgtttatggttgtagggggtgggctatttatagccactaggcaacccgacctgatttgtccgaaatgaccctgggtcactaaggaactgacacgtgttccaacggtcagatgtcaaactcacacggcaactttacttgggctagtacggtggttcctatgactcaacacaaaagaaaaagaactacgaaagatctaagtcttcgagctccatatgcttcatgtcacgtcttctcttgtcatagtcttcaatgtgaatatcttcatataccacctttgccatcga
This window harbors:
- the LOC125528438 gene encoding survival of motor neuron-related-splicing factor 30 isoform X1, coding for MEDLSVEELASNLSTYKDQLREVRKFIKEKKDDAGISEYVDMEKELQEVITLTEELLATANPSESAQNDVGLSPPNYSAGVHSEALDDLSQSHEKFAVGTKVQAVYSEDGEWYNATIEGLTPIGYFVSYEGWGNKEEVDPANVRALDVEAADALGLAEKEAEATKMALKRKVEQAATSDYQIRSLPTKLKIDPNDPEDVKAAKRKKIHAFKSKARFEQLDFAQNKRQNAWQQFQTTKGKAKKVGFFSGRKKESIFKSPEDHRGKVGVTGSGKGLTDFQRREKHLHLKDGSSGDAVDYEE
- the LOC125528438 gene encoding survival of motor neuron-related-splicing factor 30 isoform X2 translates to MEKELQEVITLTEELLATANPSESAQNDVGLSPPNYSAGVHSEALDDLSQSHEKFAVGTKVQAVYSEDGEWYNATIEGLTPIGYFVSYEGWGNKEEVDPANVRALDVEAADALGLAEKEAEATKMALKRKVEQAATSDYQIRSLPTKLKIDPNDPEDVKAAKRKKIHAFKSKARFEQLDFAQNKRQNAWQQFQTTKGKAKKVGFFSGRKKESIFKSPEDHRGKVGVTGSGKGLTDFQRREKHLHLKDGSSGDAVDYEE